A segment of the Colletotrichum destructivum chromosome 3, complete sequence genome:
CAGACCCAGAATGACAAACAGCAAGATGGTGTCGACGAACCACCGCGACGAGCTGAGCATGGCCAGGCACCGGTTCTTTCTCCTTGttctcgctgccgccgtggGTCTATGGTACTCCTGGGCCAGGCAGCTCCGGCACGCCTTGTCCTCCGCGCCAATAAGCgactcctcgacctcggtgcTGCTGCGGTCATCGTGATCGTGGTCCCCGATCCCCAGGTTCTCGTACTTGGCCTCGGACATGTCCATCGTGGTTGAATGAGCGTCTCGCCTCGGAGTGGATGCGGATCGACCGTCTTTTATTAGTGCGCGAAGGGACGTGGGGGGACAAGAACGTCCAATCAACGTAACGGGAAATAGAACAATAAAACAGATCAAGAGCCGAATGAAGGTACTGGAGAGAACCAGATAGACAATGCGCCAGCGCtaaggagaggaagagagaagatgAGAGTGAGATAGGGACGGAGAAAAGGGCAGAGCAACAACACAGACTCAGATTCGTGTATACCTGGGCGGAGGGCATGTTCTTTTGTTCAATGTATGTCCAATCCCTCATTCGTCACAACGTCCTCCTGTGCCAGCCCGCCCCTCCTTCCATCCACTCTTCGTCTCATCTCTCGAGCGGCGGAAGGGAAAAGAGACacgcgagagagagacagatGGAGAGACAGACAGTCTGAGGCTGAGTTTCAGGacaaggggggagagggggcaAGGGGGATGTGGGCATCAGAATTTCTCCCAGTTCCAGCGTACAGTACAGGTACTGAGCAgttggagaagagagggaatCAGGGATGACCAAGGCAGCGTTTCACCGGTCCGAAAAGCGTCAAGCGGCCTCGCCCATGTTGCAGCTCACGTCGTGCGTTTCCAGTCGTGTTTTACAACCCGTCCAAAGTCGCAACTCCGGGGCGCATCCATTCGGTCGATCCTTCGTCTCTAGTTGCCGTCTtatcctccccccccccaccgtCTCACTCCCATCGCTGTGCATCACGGCGTATCCGTACCAACCCATCAACACGTCGACGCTCTTCTCAAGAGGCGATGACTTTCGCGTCATGATGCCCAAAAAGAATTGGAAGAAAAAATTTCAATTTTTTCTTCCAAAAATTTAAAACCCCAAGACAACTCATAATATGTTTACCATCCACAACAACCAACCTCGTCTCGTGCATCGTTGCATGCGGCTGTGCATGAACCTATCCCGTGTCCACGACAAACTTAGCTCATTTGACAGAGGCTTAGTTGAATTCAGTCGGGTCCCAAAGTTCGGATTCACTCTCGAGTCACGACTCACACTCGCAAGCGTCGTCATAATTCGGGCCTCCCCCCCCGAGCCCAATTGCCCTCTGCCCGAAAGGCAGAAACATCACATGCCTTTTTTGTGTGAATTACAGAACCGTGATTGCCTGTGGGGGTCTTAATCATAAGCATCGCTAATGTCAATGTTGGACTGGGACTCGCAAGTTGCTTGATTCGGGTCTTCATCCATTGTCTTCAAGTCTTAGGGCCCTGGATGCAATAGAGGTCCAAGAAAAAGAtaaggagaaaagagaaaaaggggaAGTAGAAAACTAAAACCGGGCCATGTATTCAAGCATCGCCAAGCTGCACATCTTCCCGAAACGCACATGCCGAAGCGACAGCCCCCCGGCAACCATTCATCACGCACGTGGTATTTTCCCTCCTCCCTAGCGTTCAAGTGATTGAACAATGTCAAGCATCTTTGTCCTCTTGTCGATATGTCGCCCGTATTGCTTGATTATAGttttcctctcttcctttccgTACACTTCAGACCGAGTTTGACTTGGATCTGGTTCTACCATTGAGCGCGCACATGACGGAGCAATTCCCGACACGGGTGAGTACCGGAAAGATGGGGCCGCACTGTAGATCCGCAATCGGAGCGGATGCCGGCTCACAcaccggggggggggggggggggcttgcAGTCATCTTTGCTGACAACCACCTGCCAATGACGTCTGTGGATGCATGTTTACTTGCGTATCTACTCGCGGGCGGGAGTTGAATCGCCGAGGAATTGCCCAAAACGCTGGCCACCAACTGGATTGGGTCAGCTCGGCTGAGAACATGACAACTCAAATGATATGCAGAGCATGCCGCCCAAAATCCTTGGAATCGCAAACTGCCCCCAACCGCTTATCCCACCAAGTACACTTCATAGAAAAACATCATGAGTTTAAAGCGAATCACAGCCTTGGGGTGAATGTAGATTGCGTTGCCAACCGGCACGCCTTGTGTGTATATTATCGGGGCCGTGCATGCAAGCCCGTTCCATTGTTAAATATGTACATTATGCCGTCATCAGGTCGTGAGAGAGAGCCTCTCATCGGCTCAGGCCGGTCTACAAACGCCGAGAAGAAAAATATCAATGACTGGATAAACAGTCGGGGTATCATGTCGTCTTGACAGGCACGTAGCCTCTAAACATTTCGCATGGGAGGTAGTTGTTTTCAATAAAGGCTGTGGCCGCCTGGAAGCCCGCCACGTCGGTAAAGGATGCCTCCGTCCCGAATGGTCCTATGCTAGACTTGACCGTTCCACGCACGGCGACCGGCTCGAAGGCACCCTTCGTCACGGTGGTGTTGAAGAATCGGATTTGCTGGTCACAGGTCGAGCCGTTGGCGAAGATCGGCTGGTTGATGATGCTGTCAAACATGCCAAGCGAGTACGGGGAGGCCTGACCCTCGCAcgacttcttcatctcgaGCGAGACGTACTTGTCGCCGGCCGAGCCGTTGAAGTagttgccgccgccttgAGGAAGAGCCCCGTAAGCGTCGCATTCTGGACCAAAGGTAGCAGCGTGGACTTTCGTTCCGTACGCCTCAGAGCCGGTGATCGCCGCGGCGTTGGTGGCCGAGATCAATTGCTCGGGCGCCCATCGGAAAGAGGAtgcgccgtcgcccaggaGGTCCAAGAAAGGGAACTCGAAGCCAGCTCTCTACCGTCCAAAGTGTCAGCCGCCTTCTTCCGGCACGCGCGCGCATGTGGTATATGGATCTTACACTGAAGTCGGGGATCTGAAAGTCCTGAAACCGGATGTCGTGGTCATGGCCGGCCTGGACGATAACAGGGTACATTCCGGCGGGGAAGTCGGGCATGAGGGCTCGGAAGGCGCCTTCGAGGATTCCGTACTGCTGAGGAATGATTtggcgcgccgtcgtcatggAAATCGGAATGATGGCCATGGTGACGTTCAAGAGACCCGTCGCGTTGTTCGGGTACTGGCTGAAGATGGGATTCGGCTGGTCGGCGGTGACGCATGTGAACGGCGTtgcctgggcggcggccgtctgCATCTGGACTCCGAAGAGGACCACAAAGGCCGCGATGAACGCTTGAACGAGATAGGTTGAGAGCGGCATGGTGTACCAGGATGAAAGGCTCTCGGACGACAGAAGAGCAACCTCCCTCAGGTCTGGACATGGCCAGAACGAAGGGGGCAGAGTGACCATGATATAAGAGCTCTCGAGGGAGAGCTGcgaaagggaaggagagAGTGAAACATCAGGCTGCGATTAGGTCGTATCCCAGCGGTCGATCCTGGAGGTTCCTTTGGAGAGTTAAGGCCCAACCTTTTTCAACACCGGGAGCCGTAGCGATCAGTAATACCTGTAGACGGCCAAGGTGCCGACGAAACTATGCTGAGTGGAGTGGTCAGGGCTTTGGGCGTGACGACGTTCCGTTCAGCAGCCGGTGTGATCTAGCAGGGTTCTCCCGAGATGTCCAGGTTTTCTGGGACGGGCAGCAACCGGGGTTGGAGCGGATAGAGGTGCGATAATGGGGGGGGAGACAGTGTGAACGGTGGGCTGCGTCGACGAGATATCTGGGATGACGGCGCGTGCCCGCATGGGAGGGATGCGTAGTGTACATGGGTTTTGTCGAGCATCCAACGTACCTGTACGCTGTTCGTAGAACGGGCGGTGAATTACAGTTCGGGGCGGCGTGGACGAGtgagagaggcagagggaTAGACCATGGCTTGGAAACGAAGAGCCGAGTCGTATGGGTCAAGTGGGACGGACGCACGGGATGGAGAGTGGCATCCAACACCCAACGTTGACAGGGCGCGGCCGGTCCTTGGTGCGTtcgggagggagagaagccAGGCGCTCGGCTGCAGCCACAGCTCGGATGGGTGCAGTTCCGGGCAGTTGGGAAGGACGTGGGCTCCAACGAGACCCAGCGTGATCAGCCACGGAATCGGAAGGCCGAGGGGCCGGCAGAGGAGGGAGCGGCGGCGCGTCGGTTGGAACTTGGAAGTGTCCGTCTGCCCATGTGAGCGTCGCTCGTTTGGACAAACGCTGGCCACGCGACGGTGTGGTTAGCGGACGATCCTTCACTCGGAAGCGGTCCAAGGCGTATTGGTTTCAAGAGATCGGTGAGAGAGGCTTCTCGGGGAGTACTCTCGTCCTCTGGCCATCATGAACGATGGAGTGGGGAGGGTGGCAGGTCTCTTTCCAGCCGTGATGCGTTCGTCAATCCTGACATCTCCCGCATCAaccgatgacgaggatgggATGGCAAAGATGCAAATCACGGATTGCACTCAATGACACCCGGCATCCTGTCCTGCGGTCAGTTGGACCCTTGAGGCAGTATCCGCCGACAAGATACACGACCGACATGACTCGGTGGAGACAGGAAGAGGTCTGCTCCGGGTCATCAGAACTCAGAAGAGAATTTGCGGCGGGCAGGAGTTGTGAAGGTTGATGAAGATCCGGGGTTTCACGTAACCGTAGTGAGAGATCCGATGAGTTCGTGTGAGGGGATAGAGTCTATTGTGTCTGGAGTATGGTGTGGCGTGGCACGGCGTGGCGTGTGTGTTGCTGGAGAGAAGAGTACGATATGTGGATGCTGGGATTCTGGAATGTGACGCACCGGGAAGAGACGTAGCCACGGTACGTACCGATCTTGTGGGGGGGTAAAGTCCGAAGGTGGAACCGGGCTTGGCCCGATCCGGTCTAGCGCATGGCTTACTGATCTACTCAGCTCTGCACCTCGAGAAATACTCTGTAGCGAGTCAGACTCTACAAGTGTACTGTAACAACATCCTCAAGTCACCCAGTCTCCAGACTTTCTTCTCCATGATGATAAACTCACAAAAGATAGTCTAAAAGCCGTATGTATACGTGAACGATGTGATAGCCCAGCACAAGGATTGTGGTGTAATACACTTTTTATCCCTCACATTTGGCAACATCTGCATCCAACCCAGGTGACCGCCGGCCCAAACCTCTACCGGGGCCTTTTTTGTACCCTTTGGGGCTTCTGACAAGGTCTTGGGCCGGCCACTAACGACCGGAACTGGAGCTTCCCGGCATGCGCTCATCTCactcatctcatctcattATTTGCGTCTCCATTTTCACGTCAATCCATACCGCGCGTGTTGGATTCTCTGCTCTGAGCTCACCATCACAAACACGCCCAACCTCCTCCAAAGCCGACAGgttctctcttttcccccgGCCTGCAGACACCACCCAAAAGTTATTGCTGCTACTGTGTGACATTTTTGCAAAGCTCACGCCCCCCcaccacgaccaccaccCGCATGTCCCTTTCGTAAACTCATCCCATAGTATCATACACCCatcacaccccccccccccccccccccccctcccctttttttttttacgGCCACGAACCAGATCAggccgccttcttcaagcAAACCGTAGCTGCTGCTCGGAACTCTTTCCTCCCGAGACCAATCACCTCTCCGCCCGCCATGGCCTCCGTCGCCGATccgaccgccgcctccaccggCTTgcaggacgagaaggccgccgccgccgccgcctctccGTCATCGGACCGCATCAAGAAGCTCAtcgcctcgccgcctccggcgtcctccatccctccccctcccgtcCTGACACCGGACCAGCAGTCCAAGTacgatggcctcctcgcccaggccCGCACCTGGACCGAGGTCAAGTGCACCTCCGCCGGCCACGCCGAAAAGTCGGGCCCCCtgaccgacgccgaccgcCAGTGGCTCACGCGTGAGTGCCTTCTCCGCTACCTCCGCGCGACGTCGTGGAAccccaaggccgccgagaagcgtCTGCTCGAGACCCTCGCCTGGCGTCGCGAGTacggcgtcgaggctctCACGCCCGACCACATCTCGGTCGAGAACGAGACGGGTAAgcaggtcgtcctcggcttcgacaacGAGGCCCGCCCGTGCCTCTATCTCAGCCCCGGCCACCAGAACACCGACCCTTCCCCGCGCCAGGTCCAGCACCTTGTCTTCATGCTCGAGCGCGTCATCGAGCTCATGCCCGCCGGCCAGGAAAAGGTCGCCCTGCTCATCAACTTCAAGTCTTCCAAGCGCCGCTCCAACTCGGCGCccagcctcggcctcgcccgcgaGGTCCTGCACATTCTCCAGACGCACTACCCGGAGCGTCTGGGCAGGGCTCTTATTATCAATGGTTCGTGACCGGCAAtttactctctctctctctctctcctcgagATTTTGGAAATAACTAACGGTGTTTTTAAAATAGTCCCCTGGGTGGTCACTGGCTTCTTCAAGCTCATCACCCCTTTCATCGACCCCATGACGCGGGACAAGCTCAAGTTCAACGAGGACATGCGCCAGTACGTCCACGAGGACCAGCTGTGGACCgagttcggcggcggcaagctcgAGTTCGAGTACGACCACGCCGTCTACTGGCCCGTCATGAACGACGTATGCAAGGAGAAGCGCGATTTCTATGCCGCACGCTgggtcgccggcggcaagcAGGTGGGCGAGTTGGAGACCTaccttgccggcgccgccgcgaagGGTGTTGGCCCGGGTACCGCtgctcctcctgctgctgcggctgctgttGATGCCGAGGCTGAGTCAA
Coding sequences within it:
- a CDS encoding Putative CRAL-TRIO lipid binding domain, CRAL/TRIO domain, CRAL/TRIO domain superfamily yields the protein MASVADPTAASTGLQDEKAAAAAASPSSDRIKKLIASPPPASSIPPPPVLTPDQQSKYDGLLAQARTWTEVKCTSAGHAEKSGPLTDADRQWLTRECLLRYLRATSWNPKAAEKRLLETLAWRREYGVEALTPDHISVENETGKQVVLGFDNEARPCLYLSPGHQNTDPSPRQVQHLVFMLERVIELMPAGQEKVALLINFKSSKRRSNSAPSLGLAREVLHILQTHYPERLGRALIINVPWVVTGFFKLITPFIDPMTRDKLKFNEDMRQYVHEDQLWTEFGGGKLEFEYDHAVYWPVMNDVCKEKRDFYAARWVAGGKQVGELETYLAGAAAKGVGPGTAAPPAAAAAVDAEAESTPVVQ